In one window of Paracoccus saliphilus DNA:
- a CDS encoding SRPBCC family protein, translating to MEPKFTVSGRIAKPVGDVFDAVVSPDRLSQFFTTGGAKGVLAAGAEVTWDFHDFPGAFPVRVQEVVPNEKIILEWEAHGVPDTWTTVAMTFQALDDGRTLVRISEYGWPDTDAGLKSCLGNCEGWTGMLCAMKAWLEHGIRLRDGFYK from the coding sequence ATGGAACCGAAATTCACAGTCAGCGGCCGGATCGCGAAACCTGTCGGCGATGTGTTCGACGCGGTGGTCAGCCCGGACCGGCTTTCGCAATTCTTCACGACCGGCGGTGCCAAGGGGGTGCTGGCGGCAGGGGCCGAGGTGACCTGGGATTTCCACGATTTTCCCGGCGCGTTTCCGGTTCGCGTGCAGGAGGTCGTGCCGAACGAAAAGATCATCCTGGAATGGGAGGCACATGGCGTTCCGGACACATGGACCACCGTGGCGATGACATTCCAGGCGCTCGATGATGGCCGCACATTGGTGCGGATCAGTGAATATGGCTGGCCCGACACGGATGCCGGTCTGAAGTCCTGCCTTGGGAATTGTGAGGGCTGGACCGGGATGCTTTGCGCAATGAAGGCGTGGCTGGAACACGGTATCCGGTTGCGCGACGGCTTCTACAAGTAG
- a CDS encoding ArsR/SmtB family transcription factor, with protein MARFLLVLIPFMLYFYNMMVEDQEDMLFKALGHRARRRMLDLMKDGPKTTGALCEALPELDRCTVMQHLRVLEAAGLVIVERCGRERWNHLDALPIHAVHERWIGPYAAYAVNMLNQLKHAVEEDAAPSNIQNI; from the coding sequence ATGGCACGCTTTCTCCTTGTGTTGATTCCATTCATGTTATATTTTTATAACATGATGGTTGAAGATCAGGAAGACATGCTTTTCAAGGCACTTGGCCATCGGGCCAGACGCCGGATGCTGGATCTGATGAAAGACGGGCCGAAAACCACCGGAGCCCTGTGCGAGGCGCTGCCGGAACTGGATCGATGCACGGTCATGCAACATCTCAGGGTGTTGGAGGCGGCCGGGCTGGTCATCGTCGAACGATGCGGCCGCGAACGGTGGAACCATCTCGATGCGTTGCCCATCCATGCTGTCCATGAACGGTGGATTGGCCCTTATGCCGCTTATGCGGTCAACATGCTGAATCAGTTGAAACATGCAGTGGAAGAGGATGCCGCACCATCCAATATCCAAAATATCTAG
- the tdh gene encoding L-threonine 3-dehydrogenase, with amino-acid sequence MKALEKSRPEEGLWIVQVPVPEIGPDEVLIRVNQTGICGTDIHIWNWDEWAQATVPVPMITGHEFAGEIVEIGRNVTGLEVGQRCSGEGHVVGTDSRQSRSGRFHLDPGTRGIGVNVQGAFAEYLRLPAFNVVPLPDDIPDEIGAILDPLGNAVHTALSFDLLGEDVLITGAGPIGIMAAAVARHAGARHVVITDINPDRLKLAEHVCCNLRAVDVSKEDLRDVIRDLGMKQGFDVGLEMSGSQQALDQMVEALIMGGKIALLGIPPGKSPVDWSQIVFKAITIKGVYGREMFETWYKMIAMLQNGLDVSRVITHRMAVDDFQKGFAAMKSGQSGKVVLRWR; translated from the coding sequence ATGAAGGCACTTGAGAAGTCCCGGCCTGAGGAGGGGCTGTGGATAGTGCAGGTGCCGGTCCCCGAGATCGGCCCCGACGAGGTGCTGATCCGCGTGAACCAGACCGGTATCTGCGGCACCGATATCCATATCTGGAACTGGGATGAGTGGGCGCAGGCCACGGTGCCGGTGCCGATGATCACCGGGCACGAATTCGCCGGTGAGATCGTGGAGATCGGCCGCAACGTGACCGGGTTGGAGGTCGGACAGCGCTGTTCGGGCGAGGGGCATGTGGTCGGCACCGACAGTCGCCAGAGCCGCTCGGGAAGGTTCCATCTCGATCCGGGCACGCGGGGCATTGGCGTGAATGTGCAGGGGGCTTTCGCGGAATATCTGCGGCTACCGGCCTTCAATGTGGTGCCGCTGCCGGATGACATCCCCGACGAGATCGGGGCGATACTCGATCCGCTGGGGAATGCGGTTCACACGGCACTGAGTTTCGATCTTTTGGGTGAGGATGTGCTGATCACCGGGGCGGGACCGATCGGCATCATGGCGGCTGCGGTGGCTCGGCATGCGGGTGCACGGCATGTGGTGATTACCGACATCAACCCCGACCGGTTGAAACTGGCGGAACATGTCTGCTGCAATCTGCGCGCTGTGGACGTGTCCAAGGAGGATCTGCGCGACGTGATCCGCGATCTCGGGATGAAGCAGGGTTTCGATGTCGGGCTCGAGATGTCAGGCAGCCAGCAGGCGCTGGACCAGATGGTCGAGGCGCTTATCATGGGCGGCAAGATCGCGCTTCTGGGCATTCCGCCCGGCAAGTCCCCGGTGGACTGGTCGCAGATCGTGTTCAAGGCGATCACCATCAAGGGTGTCTATGGCCGAGAGATGTTCGAGACCTGGTACAAGATGATCGCCATGCTGCAGAACGGGTTGGATGTTAGCCGGGTGATCACCCACCGGATGGCCGTGGACGATTTCCAAAAGGGTTTTGCCGCGATGAAATCAGGCCAATCCGGCAAGGTTGTACTAAGGTGGCGCTGA